A genomic window from Streptomyces brevispora includes:
- the mshA gene encoding D-inositol-3-phosphate glycosyltransferase translates to MSQYVSRLGSSRVAPRLRFPGGFSGSFPGGHRKPRRIAMLSVHTSPLHQPGTGDAGGMNVYIVELAKRLAAINIEVEIFTRSTTGALPPSVELSPGVLVRHVDAGPYEGLAKEELPAQLCAFTHGVMQAWAGQRPGYYDLVHSHYWLSGHVGWLAAQRWGVPLVHAMHTMAKVKNASLAEGDTPEPAARVIGETQIVSAADRLIANTAEEADELVRFYEADPRAVAVVHPGVNLERFRPADGRAAARARLGLPRDALVPLFAGRIQPLKAPDVLLRAVAVLLDREPSLRSRIVVPVVGGPSGSGLAKPEGLHKLAARLGIADVVRFHPPVGQDQLADWFRAASVLVMPSYSESFGLVAIEAQAAGTPVVAASVGGLPVAVRDGVSGFLIPGHDPEAYAEALGRFADAPELVARMGGAAAAHAQRFGWDTAAAATADVYTEAIQEHRRRVRSRHA, encoded by the coding sequence GTGAGCCAGTACGTCTCTCGGCTCGGCAGCAGCCGTGTCGCACCGCGTCTCAGGTTCCCCGGCGGTTTCTCCGGCTCCTTCCCCGGCGGCCACCGCAAGCCCCGCCGGATCGCGATGCTCTCCGTGCACACCTCCCCGCTGCACCAGCCGGGGACGGGCGACGCGGGCGGCATGAACGTCTACATCGTGGAGCTGGCCAAGCGCCTCGCCGCGATCAACATCGAGGTCGAGATCTTCACCCGCTCCACCACCGGCGCGCTGCCGCCGTCGGTCGAGCTGTCGCCCGGCGTCCTGGTCCGCCATGTCGACGCGGGGCCGTACGAGGGTCTGGCCAAGGAGGAGCTGCCCGCCCAGCTCTGCGCCTTCACGCACGGCGTGATGCAGGCGTGGGCCGGCCAGCGCCCCGGCTACTACGACCTGGTGCACTCCCATTACTGGCTCTCCGGCCATGTCGGCTGGCTCGCCGCTCAGCGCTGGGGCGTCCCGCTCGTTCACGCCATGCACACCATGGCGAAGGTCAAGAACGCGTCGCTCGCCGAGGGCGACACCCCCGAACCCGCCGCCCGGGTCATCGGCGAGACCCAGATCGTCAGCGCGGCCGACCGGCTGATCGCGAACACCGCGGAGGAGGCGGACGAGCTCGTCCGCTTCTACGAGGCCGATCCCCGGGCCGTGGCCGTCGTCCACCCCGGCGTCAACCTGGAACGCTTCCGCCCGGCCGACGGGCGGGCCGCGGCGCGGGCCCGGCTGGGGCTTCCGCGGGACGCTCTGGTCCCGCTCTTCGCGGGCCGCATCCAGCCGCTGAAGGCCCCGGACGTGCTGCTGCGCGCCGTCGCCGTCCTGCTGGACCGTGAGCCCTCGCTGCGGTCGCGCATCGTCGTGCCGGTGGTCGGCGGCCCCAGCGGCAGCGGGCTCGCCAAGCCGGAGGGGCTGCACAAGCTGGCCGCCCGGCTCGGCATCGCGGACGTCGTGCGGTTCCACCCGCCGGTCGGGCAGGACCAGCTCGCCGACTGGTTCCGGGCCGCGTCCGTGCTGGTCATGCCCTCGTACAGCGAGTCCTTCGGCCTGGTCGCCATCGAGGCCCAGGCGGCCGGCACCCCGGTCGTCGCGGCGTCCGTGGGCGGGCTGCCGGTGGCGGTGCGGGACGGGGTCAGCGGCTTCCTGATCCCCGGCCACGACCCGGAGGCGTACGCGGAGGCGCTGGGGCGCTTCGCGGACGCGCCGGAGCTGGTCGCCCGGATGGGCGGCGCGGCCGCCGCACACGCCCAGCGGTTCGGCTGGGACACGGCTGCGGCGGCGACCGCGGACGTGTACACGGAGGCGATACAGGAACACCGCCGACGGGTGCGGTCGCGCCACGCGTGA
- a CDS encoding YbjN domain-containing protein → MADVPGEVATTQVIEATLNDAGLDWESPAPGSYVVQLPGTRKLSTTCSLLVGKHSLSLNAFVIRHPDENDAAVHRWLLEHNLRLFGVSYAVDSLGDVYLVGKLPLSVVTPKELDRLLGTVLEAADGAFNPLLELGFASAIRKEYEWRVSRGESTRNLDAFTHLTQRPTG, encoded by the coding sequence ATGGCTGACGTACCCGGTGAAGTGGCGACGACGCAGGTCATCGAGGCGACGCTCAACGACGCCGGGCTCGACTGGGAGAGCCCCGCGCCCGGGAGTTACGTCGTCCAGCTGCCCGGCACCCGCAAGCTCTCCACCACCTGCTCGCTGCTCGTCGGCAAGCACTCGCTCTCCCTCAACGCCTTCGTCATCCGGCACCCCGACGAGAACGACGCGGCGGTGCACCGCTGGCTGCTGGAGCACAACCTCCGCCTCTTCGGCGTGAGTTACGCCGTCGACTCGCTCGGGGACGTCTACCTCGTCGGCAAGCTGCCGCTCTCCGTGGTCACCCCCAAGGAGCTGGACCGGCTGCTCGGCACGGTCCTGGAGGCCGCCGACGGCGCCTTCAACCCCCTCCTGGAACTCGGTTTCGCGAGCGCGATCCGTAAGGAGTACGAGTGGCGGGTCTCGCGCGGCGAGTCCACGCGGAACCTGGACGCGTTCACGCATCTGACTCAGCGCCCCACCGGCTGA
- a CDS encoding glycoside hydrolase family 55 protein, with protein sequence MATMGNISRRGLLGSAVAVAAAAATGAADGGTAFAAGGDTATRAAAGAGGRPQTSPLWREFTAAPFTHPQIPFIGRAGYRGGSDLPRHRTSHGFTANVLHYGAKPDNSADAAPAINRAIAAAGERGGGTVLIPEGTYRIDDIIRIGHSDVVVRGAGSGRTTLHATRNLTELIGVYGSRYGGDKSSWSWAGGLIWLCPKDRWTSLTDAIKAKDWPFEGWTGNKRDEWRTLTTVAPARLGDRTITVDDTRELKRGALVLLRLADDSAHTLLEHMAGGGPGPQAYYWDDKTKLTSYVPYEWPVRITAVHGRRVTLERPLPLDVRPEWDPRLTTLAAPLTGSGVEGLTLEAVETPQSQHLLDQGYNGVAFQCAYDCWADDITVRHVDNGFGLIGASACTLRRTKVAGRGSHHPYYCREGSHDNLIEDFTIEQRTVPAPAGTQLHGINVEGLSSYNVWSRGAMEMGTFDSHRGMPFANVRTDITVNNNGRHGGDASAGPLFGARFTHWNIRVTNGRAGLMRIDGLAPCSASVGVSEVTEFDQIDVPDFTGDLHTRLEAYGTPEAVRPQNLHDAQRALPR encoded by the coding sequence ATGGCGACCATGGGGAACATCAGCAGGCGTGGACTGCTCGGCAGTGCTGTGGCCGTCGCCGCAGCCGCGGCCACCGGAGCGGCCGACGGCGGGACGGCGTTCGCGGCGGGCGGCGACACCGCGACCCGCGCCGCGGCCGGTGCGGGCGGCAGACCGCAGACCAGCCCGCTCTGGCGGGAATTCACCGCGGCACCCTTCACCCACCCGCAGATCCCGTTCATCGGCCGGGCCGGCTACCGAGGCGGCTCCGACCTCCCCCGCCACCGCACCAGCCACGGCTTCACCGCCAACGTCCTGCACTACGGCGCGAAGCCGGACAACTCCGCCGACGCCGCCCCCGCGATCAACCGTGCCATCGCCGCCGCCGGAGAGCGCGGCGGCGGCACGGTGCTCATCCCCGAGGGCACGTACCGCATCGACGACATCATCCGCATCGGGCACAGCGACGTCGTCGTGCGTGGCGCGGGCAGCGGCCGCACCACGCTGCACGCGACCAGGAACCTCACCGAACTGATCGGCGTCTACGGCAGCCGGTACGGCGGCGACAAGTCCAGCTGGTCCTGGGCCGGCGGGCTCATCTGGCTCTGCCCCAAGGACCGTTGGACCTCACTCACCGACGCCATCAAGGCGAAGGACTGGCCCTTCGAGGGATGGACCGGCAACAAGCGCGACGAGTGGCGCACCCTGACCACCGTCGCCCCCGCCCGCCTCGGCGACCGCACGATCACCGTCGACGACACCCGCGAGCTGAAGCGCGGCGCACTCGTCCTGCTCCGCCTCGCCGACGACTCCGCGCACACCCTCCTGGAGCACATGGCGGGCGGCGGCCCGGGCCCGCAGGCGTACTACTGGGACGACAAGACGAAGCTGACCTCGTACGTCCCCTACGAATGGCCGGTCCGCATCACCGCCGTGCACGGCCGCAGGGTCACCCTGGAGCGCCCCCTCCCGCTCGACGTCCGCCCCGAGTGGGACCCCCGGCTCACCACCCTCGCCGCGCCGCTCACCGGGTCGGGCGTCGAGGGGCTCACGCTCGAAGCGGTCGAGACCCCGCAGTCGCAGCACCTGCTCGACCAGGGGTACAACGGCGTCGCGTTCCAGTGCGCGTACGACTGCTGGGCGGACGACATCACCGTCCGCCACGTCGACAACGGCTTCGGCCTCATCGGCGCGTCCGCCTGCACCCTGCGGCGCACGAAGGTCGCGGGCCGCGGCTCGCACCACCCGTACTACTGCCGCGAGGGCTCGCACGACAACCTGATCGAGGACTTCACCATCGAGCAGCGCACCGTCCCGGCACCCGCCGGGACCCAACTGCACGGCATCAACGTCGAGGGCCTGTCCAGCTACAACGTCTGGTCACGCGGTGCGATGGAGATGGGCACGTTCGACTCGCACCGCGGGATGCCGTTCGCCAACGTCCGCACCGACATCACCGTCAACAACAACGGGCGGCACGGCGGCGACGCGAGCGCCGGACCGCTGTTCGGCGCCCGCTTCACGCACTGGAACATCCGGGTCACCAACGGCAGGGCCGGCCTGATGCGGATCGACGGCCTCGCCCCCTGCAGCGCGAGTGTCGGCGTCAGCGAGGTGACGGAGTTCGACCAGATCGACGTCCCCGACTTCACCGGCGACCTGCACACCCGCCTGGAGGCGTACGGCACTCCGGAAGCCGTCCGCCCGCAGAACCTGCACGACGCCCAACGGGCCCTGCCGCGCTGA
- a CDS encoding phosphotransferase family protein: protein MPIDSALSAVLGSVRVPPKLISSYDPLTGGTYNAVTRVWLTDGREWVVKIPPPVAAGAQLGYERDLLVNEVAFCSAAAGLADRTAVPRVVHSGLDAAAPEGAYVIMTACPGQPWHELTDSMADGEEQRLREDLGRAVGRLHTVPGPGGFGYPSAALGPLASTWRRAFTTMTDAVLDDALTYAARLPRAVPDIRGLLGAASYVLADVTRPALVHFDLWQGNILVAGEPGARRIGGIIDGERMFWGDPAADFVSLALFGDIEEDKDFLAGYASATGGPVEFGDSLRLRLALYRSYLYLIMLVETVPRGTTGEDLEWTWNEVAPRLEAALVEVESALRAGG from the coding sequence ATGCCGATCGATTCCGCCCTGTCCGCCGTGCTCGGTTCCGTGCGGGTGCCACCGAAGCTGATCTCCTCGTACGACCCGCTCACCGGCGGCACGTACAACGCCGTGACCCGGGTATGGCTCACCGATGGCCGGGAGTGGGTGGTGAAGATACCGCCACCTGTGGCCGCCGGGGCACAACTCGGTTACGAGCGCGACCTGTTGGTCAACGAGGTCGCCTTCTGCAGCGCGGCGGCCGGCCTCGCCGACCGGACCGCGGTCCCCCGCGTCGTGCACAGCGGGCTCGACGCGGCCGCCCCCGAGGGCGCGTACGTGATCATGACGGCGTGTCCCGGGCAGCCCTGGCACGAGCTCACCGACTCGATGGCCGACGGGGAGGAGCAGCGACTGCGCGAGGACCTCGGCCGGGCCGTCGGCCGCCTGCACACCGTCCCGGGTCCCGGCGGATTCGGCTACCCGTCAGCGGCCCTGGGCCCGTTGGCGTCCACCTGGCGCCGGGCGTTCACCACGATGACCGACGCCGTGCTGGACGACGCGCTGACCTACGCGGCGAGGCTGCCGCGCGCGGTGCCGGACATCCGCGGACTGCTCGGCGCCGCCTCGTACGTACTGGCGGACGTCACGCGCCCGGCCCTGGTCCACTTCGACCTGTGGCAGGGCAACATCCTGGTCGCCGGGGAGCCGGGGGCGCGGCGGATCGGCGGGATCATCGACGGGGAGCGGATGTTCTGGGGGGACCCGGCCGCCGACTTCGTCTCGCTCGCCCTCTTCGGGGACATCGAGGAGGACAAGGACTTCCTCGCCGGTTACGCGTCGGCGACGGGCGGGCCGGTGGAGTTCGGGGACTCCCTGCGGCTGCGGCTCGCGCTCTACCGCTCGTACCTCTACCTGATCATGCTGGTGGAGACAGTTCCCCGCGGGACAACCGGGGAGGACCTGGAGTGGACGTGGAACGAGGTGGCGCCGCGGCTCGAAGCGGCCCTCGTCGAGGTGGAGTCGGCGCTGCGGGCCGGGGGGTGA
- a CDS encoding phosphoglyceromutase produces the protein MAEAPYKLILLRHGESEWNAKNLFTGWVDVNLTEKGEKEAVRGGELLKDAGLLPDVLHTSLQKRAIRTAQLALESADRHWIPVHRSWRLNERHYGALQGKDKAQTLAEFGEEQFMLWRRSYDTPPPALEDGTEFSQSDDARYATIPPELRPRTECLKDVVVRMLPYWYDGIVPDLLAGRTVLVAAHGNSLRALVKHLDGVSDADIAGLNIPTGIPLAYELDADFRPLKPGGTYLDPDAAKAAIEAVKNQGKKK, from the coding sequence ATGGCCGAAGCACCGTACAAGCTGATCCTCCTCCGCCACGGCGAGAGCGAATGGAACGCGAAGAACCTGTTCACCGGATGGGTGGACGTCAACCTCACCGAGAAGGGCGAGAAGGAGGCGGTCCGCGGCGGTGAGCTGCTCAAGGACGCCGGCCTGCTCCCCGATGTGCTGCACACCTCGCTCCAGAAGCGCGCCATCCGCACCGCCCAGCTCGCGCTGGAGTCCGCGGACCGCCACTGGATCCCCGTCCACCGCTCCTGGCGGCTGAACGAGCGCCACTACGGCGCCCTGCAGGGCAAGGACAAGGCGCAGACGCTCGCCGAGTTCGGCGAGGAGCAGTTCATGCTCTGGCGCCGCTCGTACGACACCCCGCCGCCCGCCCTGGAGGACGGCACCGAGTTCTCCCAGAGCGACGACGCGCGCTACGCGACGATCCCGCCGGAGCTGCGCCCGCGCACCGAGTGCCTCAAGGACGTCGTCGTCCGCATGCTGCCGTACTGGTACGACGGCATCGTCCCGGACCTCCTGGCCGGCCGCACGGTCCTGGTCGCCGCGCACGGCAACAGCCTCCGGGCCCTGGTCAAGCACCTCGACGGCGTCTCCGACGCCGACATCGCGGGCCTGAACATCCCGACCGGCATCCCGCTCGCATACGAACTGGACGCGGACTTCCGCCCGTTGAAGCCGGGCGGCACGTACCTCGACCCGGACGCGGCGAAGGCCGCGATCGAGGCCGTGAAGAACCAGGGCAAGAAGAAGTAA
- a CDS encoding MDR family MFS transporter translates to MSVAGLRRATRDTVSGFPREFWWLWTSTLVNRLGAFVATFMALYLTLDRGYSASYAGLVAALHGLGGVVSSLGAGVMTDRFGRRPTMLVAQVSTAVSVAVLGFMVHPVAIAGVAFVVGMASNASRPAVQAMIADIVRPEDRVRAFSLNYWAINLGFAVSSAGAGFVAEYSYLAGFVGEALMTLVCAVVVFMKVPESRPEKAPRTVADASGSSGSSHSDDVRLGTVLRDGRFMGVVGLSFVIALIFQQGYVGLPVAMGTDGFSSSDFGTAVAVNGVMIVVLQIPVTRLIQHRDPRRLLIVSSLLAGYGFGLTAFAGSVAVYALTICVWTVAEIVNAPVQNGLVVQLSPAHGRGRYQGMYTLSWAAAALIAPLMSGVVIDRFGAEWLWGTCAALGTVAAFGYWLLMRNLPGSDVTAESGPAAAGTEAGTGQEPAVEPAAEPAVERTA, encoded by the coding sequence ATGTCTGTCGCCGGTCTCAGGCGGGCCACCCGTGACACCGTCTCCGGGTTCCCCAGGGAGTTCTGGTGGCTGTGGACCAGCACCCTGGTCAACCGGCTGGGGGCGTTCGTCGCCACGTTCATGGCCCTGTACCTGACGCTGGACCGGGGCTACTCCGCCTCGTACGCCGGACTGGTCGCCGCGCTGCACGGGCTCGGCGGGGTCGTGTCCTCGCTCGGGGCCGGGGTGATGACCGACCGGTTCGGGCGTCGGCCCACGATGCTGGTCGCGCAGGTCTCGACGGCCGTCTCGGTGGCGGTGCTCGGCTTCATGGTCCATCCGGTGGCCATCGCCGGCGTCGCCTTCGTGGTCGGCATGGCCAGCAACGCCTCGCGCCCCGCCGTGCAGGCGATGATCGCCGACATCGTCCGGCCCGAGGACCGGGTGCGGGCCTTCTCGCTCAACTACTGGGCTATCAACCTGGGGTTCGCGGTCTCGTCGGCCGGTGCCGGGTTCGTCGCCGAGTACAGCTATCTCGCGGGCTTCGTCGGTGAGGCGCTGATGACCCTGGTCTGCGCCGTCGTCGTCTTCATGAAGGTGCCGGAGTCCCGGCCGGAGAAGGCCCCGCGCACGGTTGCCGACGCCTCGGGCTCCTCTGGCTCCTCGCACTCCGATGACGTCCGGCTCGGCACGGTGCTGCGTGACGGGCGGTTCATGGGGGTCGTCGGGCTGTCGTTCGTGATCGCCCTGATCTTCCAACAGGGATACGTGGGGCTGCCGGTGGCCATGGGGACGGACGGGTTCAGCAGCTCCGACTTCGGCACCGCCGTCGCCGTCAACGGCGTGATGATCGTGGTCCTCCAGATCCCGGTCACCCGCCTCATCCAGCACCGCGACCCGCGCCGGCTGCTCATCGTGTCGTCGCTGCTGGCGGGGTACGGGTTCGGGCTGACCGCGTTCGCCGGCTCGGTCGCCGTGTACGCGCTGACGATCTGCGTGTGGACCGTCGCCGAGATCGTCAACGCACCCGTGCAGAACGGCCTGGTCGTCCAGCTCTCCCCGGCCCACGGCCGGGGCCGCTACCAGGGCATGTACACGCTCTCCTGGGCCGCCGCCGCGCTGATCGCCCCGCTGATGTCCGGTGTGGTGATCGACCGCTTCGGGGCCGAGTGGCTGTGGGGGACGTGCGCGGCCCTGGGGACCGTGGCGGCGTTCGGGTACTGGCTGCTGATGCGCAATCTGCCGGGGTCGGACGTGACGGCGGAGAGCGGCCCCGCCGCGGCCGGCACCGAAGCCGGTACCGGCCAGGAGCCCGCCGTGGAGCCGGCCGCAGAGCCCGCCGTGGAGCGGACGGCCTGA
- the phoU gene encoding phosphate signaling complex protein PhoU: MRDAYHEELDSIGEGLVEMARLVGSAIGRATTSMLDADLKLAETVIAADQKVDDLQHDLEARAIALLARQQPVATDLRIVVTSLRMSADLERSGDLAQHVAKLARLRFPQTAVPHDLHATILEMGQLAQRLMAKAAEVIITKDVDLALQLEQDDDEMDLLHRTLFQHLMDDRWKHGIETAVDVTLLGRYYERFADHAVSVAKRVVYLVTGEHADELQQSAHVEGA; the protein is encoded by the coding sequence ATGCGTGACGCCTACCACGAGGAACTCGACTCGATCGGCGAGGGGCTGGTCGAGATGGCCCGGCTCGTCGGGTCGGCGATCGGCCGGGCGACGACGTCCATGCTCGATGCCGATCTCAAACTCGCGGAGACCGTGATCGCCGCCGACCAGAAGGTCGACGACCTGCAGCACGACCTGGAGGCCAGGGCCATCGCCCTGCTGGCGCGGCAGCAGCCGGTGGCGACCGATCTGCGGATCGTGGTCACCTCGCTCCGGATGAGCGCCGACCTGGAGCGCTCGGGCGACCTCGCCCAGCACGTCGCCAAGCTGGCCCGGCTGCGCTTCCCGCAGACCGCGGTGCCGCACGACCTGCACGCCACCATCCTGGAGATGGGGCAGCTGGCGCAGCGCCTGATGGCCAAGGCCGCCGAGGTGATCATCACCAAGGACGTCGACCTGGCGCTCCAGCTGGAGCAGGATGACGACGAGATGGACCTGCTGCACCGCACGCTGTTCCAGCACCTGATGGACGACCGGTGGAAGCACGGCATCGAGACGGCCGTCGATGTGACACTGCTCGGCCGCTACTACGAGCGGTTCGCCGACCACGCCGTGTCGGTCGCCAAGCGCGTGGTCTATCTGGTGACGGGCGAGCACGCGGACGAGCTCCAGCAGTCGGCGCACGTGGAGGGCGCGTAG
- a CDS encoding sensor histidine kinase, producing the protein MDVNAAVAAAAAIAGLCTGVIAMLAFRWSERDQKKPTRTSLRPDSKGPLPPGVDTVLSVLSSSAVVLDESDSVVKASSAAYALGLVRGGRLSVEPMLNMARDTRRDGEIRQVELDLPRRGTGRGEALAVSARVAPLGSRLVLLLVEDLTEARRIEAVRRDFVANVSHELKTPTGALSLLSEAVMDASDDPEAVERFAGRMQIEATRLTNLVQELIDLSRVQNDDPLEDAEPVRVDELVAEAIDRCRQQAGSKQITMAAGGTAELRVWGNRGQLAAALGNLVENAVNYSPARTRVGIAARRVAVSGGNEIEIAVTDQGIGISEKDRERVFERFYRVDPARSRATGGTGLGLAIVKHVAASHGGEVTVWSSEGQGSTFTLRLPEAGAARDRDRTSGGPLIVNGDEGPYQAAAPDTLDPFPAPEVLP; encoded by the coding sequence ATGGACGTGAACGCGGCGGTCGCCGCAGCTGCAGCGATCGCCGGGCTGTGTACCGGTGTGATCGCCATGCTGGCGTTCCGCTGGAGCGAGCGCGACCAGAAGAAGCCGACGCGTACGTCCCTGCGGCCCGACAGCAAGGGGCCGCTGCCCCCCGGGGTCGACACGGTCCTGTCCGTGCTCAGCTCCTCCGCCGTCGTGCTCGACGAGAGCGACAGCGTCGTCAAGGCCAGCTCCGCCGCGTATGCGCTGGGACTGGTCAGGGGCGGGCGGCTCTCCGTCGAGCCGATGCTGAACATGGCCAGGGACACCCGCCGTGACGGTGAGATACGCCAGGTCGAACTGGACCTCCCGCGGCGCGGTACCGGCCGGGGCGAGGCCCTCGCGGTCTCCGCCCGGGTCGCCCCGCTGGGCTCCCGGCTGGTGCTGCTGCTGGTCGAGGACCTCACCGAGGCCCGCCGCATCGAAGCGGTACGGCGCGACTTCGTCGCCAACGTCAGCCATGAGCTCAAGACCCCGACCGGAGCACTGTCCCTGCTCTCGGAGGCGGTCATGGACGCCTCCGACGACCCGGAGGCGGTGGAACGGTTCGCGGGGCGGATGCAGATCGAGGCGACCCGGCTCACCAACCTCGTGCAGGAGCTCATCGACCTCTCCCGGGTGCAGAACGACGACCCGCTGGAGGACGCCGAACCGGTACGGGTGGACGAACTGGTCGCCGAGGCCATCGACCGCTGCCGGCAGCAGGCCGGCTCCAAACAGATCACCATGGCAGCGGGCGGCACCGCCGAGCTCCGCGTCTGGGGCAACCGCGGCCAGCTCGCCGCCGCTCTCGGCAACCTCGTCGAGAACGCGGTCAACTACAGCCCCGCCCGCACCCGCGTCGGCATCGCCGCCCGCCGGGTGGCCGTGTCCGGCGGGAACGAGATCGAGATAGCCGTGACCGACCAGGGCATCGGCATCTCGGAGAAGGACCGCGAGCGGGTCTTCGAACGGTTCTACCGCGTCGACCCGGCCCGCTCACGGGCCACCGGTGGCACCGGCCTCGGCCTCGCCATCGTCAAGCACGTGGCCGCCTCGCACGGCGGGGAGGTCACCGTCTGGAGCTCGGAGGGACAGGGCTCCACCTTCACCCTGCGGCTGCCCGAAGCGGGCGCCGCAAGGGATCGGGACCGCACATCAGGCGGACCGCTCATCGTCAACGGCGACGAGGGGCCGTACCAGGCCGCCGCCCCTGACACTCTTGATCCATTCCCTGCCCCGGAGGTCCTTCCGTGA
- a CDS encoding response regulator transcription factor: MTRVLVVEDEESFSDALSYMLRKEGFEVAIAATGPDGLDEFERNGADLVLLDLMLPGLPGTEVCRQLRSKSNVPVIMVTAKDSEIDKVVGLEIGADDYVTKPFSSRELVARIRAVLRRRGEPEEVSPAALEAGPVRMDVDRHVVTVSGGKVDLPLKEFDLLEMLLRNAGRVLTRMQLIDRVWGADYVGDTKTLDVHVKRLRAKIEPDPGAPRFLVTVRGLGYKFEP, encoded by the coding sequence GTGACCCGAGTGCTTGTCGTCGAGGATGAGGAATCCTTCAGCGACGCCCTGTCCTACATGCTCCGCAAGGAAGGCTTCGAGGTCGCCATCGCGGCCACCGGGCCCGACGGGCTGGACGAGTTCGAGCGCAACGGCGCCGACCTCGTGCTCCTCGACCTGATGCTGCCCGGGCTGCCCGGCACCGAGGTCTGCCGGCAGCTGCGCAGCAAGTCCAATGTCCCCGTGATCATGGTCACGGCCAAGGACAGCGAGATCGACAAGGTCGTCGGCCTGGAAATAGGAGCCGACGACTATGTGACCAAGCCCTTCTCCTCGCGCGAGCTCGTCGCCCGCATCCGCGCGGTGCTGCGCCGCCGCGGGGAGCCGGAGGAGGTCAGCCCGGCCGCCCTGGAGGCGGGCCCGGTCCGGATGGACGTGGACCGACACGTCGTCACGGTCTCCGGCGGCAAGGTCGACCTGCCGCTCAAGGAGTTCGACCTGCTGGAAATGCTGCTGCGCAACGCCGGCCGGGTGCTGACCCGGATGCAGCTGATCGACCGGGTCTGGGGTGCGGACTACGTGGGCGACACCAAGACGCTCGACGTCCACGTGAAGCGGCTGCGAGCCAAGATCGAGCCCGATCCGGGTGCGCCGCGGTTCCTGGTGACGGTGCGGGGCCTCGGGTACAAGTTCGAGCCGTAA
- a CDS encoding DUF461 domain-containing protein, with the protein MSRSLRHGAFAATAIAFSIAALSACAAGDNAQTLEVRPDNAATSVGFIKIQNVNVITQPVRETKGPAVVAATLFNNGTKAETLDAITLAGTSASVRLHAAKGSGPVVVPAGGRVVLGGQGNAAAVIENGSEDIQNGNVQNLVFKLSKSGDITLGASVVPSGSHFKGFGPSSLPELPKTTPSSSSSASPSGSGAASGAPADSSDAPSDPASSSDTTTPTDAASGSMPPSN; encoded by the coding sequence GTGAGCCGCAGCCTTCGACACGGCGCTTTCGCCGCCACTGCCATCGCGTTCTCGATCGCCGCGCTCTCCGCATGCGCTGCCGGCGACAACGCGCAGACACTCGAAGTCAGGCCTGACAACGCCGCCACCTCGGTCGGCTTCATCAAGATCCAGAACGTCAACGTCATCACCCAGCCGGTCCGCGAGACCAAGGGCCCGGCCGTCGTGGCCGCGACTCTGTTCAACAACGGCACCAAGGCGGAGACCCTCGACGCCATCACCCTGGCCGGCACCAGCGCGTCCGTGCGGCTGCACGCCGCCAAGGGCTCGGGACCGGTCGTCGTCCCGGCCGGCGGCAGGGTGGTGCTCGGCGGGCAGGGCAACGCCGCCGCGGTGATCGAGAACGGCAGCGAGGACATACAGAACGGCAACGTGCAGAACCTGGTCTTCAAGCTCAGCAAGTCCGGCGACATCACGCTGGGCGCATCGGTCGTCCCGTCCGGCAGCCACTTCAAGGGCTTCGGTCCCAGCTCGCTCCCGGAGCTGCCGAAGACGACCCCGTCGAGTTCGTCCAGCGCCTCGCCGTCCGGCTCCGGCGCCGCCTCCGGGGCCCCCGCCGACTCGTCGGACGCCCCGTCCGATCCGGCGTCGTCGAGCGACACGACCACCCCGACCGACGCGGCGTCCGGCTCGATGCCGCCGAGCAACTGA
- a CDS encoding CarD family transcriptional regulator, with translation MTFKVGDTVVYPHHGAALIEAIETRQIKGVDKTYLVLKVAQGDLTVRVPADNAEFVGVRDVVGQEGLDRVFEVLRAPYAEEPTNWSRRYKANLEKLASGDVIKVAEVVRDLWRRERERGLSAGEKRMLAKARQILVSELALAENTNEDKAEALLDEVLAS, from the coding sequence ATGACGTTCAAGGTTGGCGACACCGTGGTCTATCCCCATCACGGGGCCGCGCTGATCGAGGCTATCGAAACTCGCCAGATCAAAGGCGTGGACAAGACCTACTTGGTGCTCAAGGTCGCTCAGGGCGACTTGACGGTGCGTGTGCCGGCGGACAATGCGGAGTTCGTGGGTGTGCGTGACGTGGTCGGGCAGGAAGGGCTGGACCGGGTCTTCGAGGTGCTGCGCGCGCCGTATGCCGAAGAGCCGACGAACTGGTCCCGTCGTTACAAGGCAAATCTCGAGAAGCTCGCCTCCGGCGATGTCATCAAGGTCGCGGAAGTAGTTCGTGACCTGTGGCGTCGTGAGCGTGAGCGTGGACTCTCCGCAGGTGAGAAGCGCATGCTCGCCAAGGCTCGCCAGATCCTGGTGAGCGAGCTCGCCCTCGCGGAGAACACCAACGAGGACAAGGCCGAGGCCCTGCTGGACGAGGTCCTCGCGTCCTGA